The genomic interval AGATCACAAGGCACTGGCAGATGATCCAACCTTCTCCCCTCGTGTGCTCCCTACCTTCCGCCCAGACGCATACACCAAGATGTACAACGCTGGTTGGGCAGAAAAAACCACCAAGCTTATCGATACCGCAGGTGACGGCAAGGCAGGCTGGGAGGGTTACCTCCAGGCAATGCGCAACCGCCGCCAGTACTTCATCAATCACGGTGCAACCTCCGCGGACCACGGTCTCCACGACACCGACACCACCCCACTGAGCCACAAAGATGCCCAGAAGATCTTGGACAAGGGTCTCGCTGGCACAGCAACCTTGGCTGAAATGCATGCCTTCGAAGCCAACACCACCTACCGTTTCGCGGAAATGTCCCAAGAAGACGGCCTGGTCATGACCATCCACCCAGGTGTGTACCGCAACCACTCCGCATCCGCGCAGAAGAAGTTCGGGGCTGACATCGGAGCGGACATCCCATTCCAGATGGAATTCACCAACGGTCTGCGCCCACTGCTCAGCGATTTCGGTGAGAACAAAGATCTCATCTCTGACAGCAGTTTCAACCGCTGGCTGCGTACGGTTTCCCTCGGATCGACCCAGGATGCCGATATGGCTGCAGCTTCCAACTTGGCAGCCAATTCTAAAATGGCCCGCCAGAACACCCGCGATATCCTCGACGCAGTCTCTGATGGTGGCGTCATGCTCGGCCGAAACGGTGCCCTAGTGTTGGGACCTGTGGTTGGAACTCTCCACATTAAATTCATTGCGCCTTTGAACAAGCGTGTGGAAAGAGTCATGTACAAAACTGGACTCTCAGAAGCTGCTGCAGCTGAGCAATGTGCTTTGGAGGATCGTCTCCGCGAAGAGATGGCCCACGCTTTGTATCAATGGAATCCGGGACGCGATGAAAACTATGACCTCGTGATCAACACCGGTTCGATGACATACGAACAAATCGTTGATCTAGTTGTGGAAACTTACGCCAGGAAGTATCCGCTCCACGTGAGAATCATTCCGAACGGAAAAGACCAATAAACATACAGTCCCCGTGATGTGACCATACACACCACGGGGACTGTGGCGTAGGTCTTACAAAATTCCCCAAAAAGAGTTATGATAGTACCAATAAGTTTTTGTGGCAGCCTCCTGCATTCGGCAGTCGAGACGCCACCAAAGAAAGGATAAGACATGTCAGCAGCCGAAGGCTTACATATTGTCGTCATGGGCGTTTCTGGCTGCGGCAAATCCTCCGTCGGTAAAGCCCTAGCAGCGGAGCTCGGAATCGAATACAAAGACGGCGACGAACTTCACCCCCAGGAAAACATCGACAAGATGGCCTCCGGCCAGGCACTTGACGACGACGACCGTGCATGGTGGCTAGTCCAGGTTGGCAAGTGGCTCCGCGACCGACCAAGCGGCGTCATCGCATGCTCCGCCCTCAAGCGCTCCTACCGCGATCTCCTGCGCACCAAATGCCCAGGAACCGTCTTCGTCCACCTCCACGGCGACTACGATCTCCTACTTTCCCGCATGAAGGCCCGCGAAGATCACTTCATGCCATCCACCTTGCTAGATTCCCAATTTGCAACCCTCGAGCCGCTCGAAGATGACGAAGATGGCAAGGTTTTCGACGTTGCCCACACCATCAGCGAACTGGCCGCCCAATCTGCAGAGTGGGTTCGCAACAAATAAACCCCTAACCCATATTAGAACAAGGATTTGTGCGCTTTTTCCTGTTCTGGTGTGGCTTTTCCTCACATCTAACAATCGAATAACTGTTCGAATAAAAGGTTGAAGGTGTCCCACCCCCACGGCACAATGGATGGCAAGAACACATGAATCCAGGGGGATACTCATGACCACTGACATCTACTTCAGCCACAACAACCCACACGACCCATACGCCCACCACACCACCGAACTCAACCGCGACACCCACCACCTCTGGGTCACCCTCACCACCGACTCCAACGACTTCGACGCAGACTCCTTCACCACCGAAGTCATCCGGATCACCGGCTACTCCCGCCACGAAGTCAACAACGGCCTTAACGCCATGGCTGCGATGACCAACCTCCCACACCTACGCGCCATCCAAGAACGCTACTACTTCCTGAGCATCCGCTACCTCGCCTCCATCATGATCGCCGTGGCCAAAGCAGACCCCACCCTGTGGGAAGAACTCGACCTGCGCATCACCGACGCCTTAACACCAGTCACCGCAGGGGAAGTCATGATCCAATCCTCCACCCTGTCCAAACGCATCGCCGCCTGGATCAAAGAACTCGACCCCGAACCCACACCAGAGCCCACACCGAAAGAGGACTATGTTCACGTCCACACCACTGATGAGGCGACCTATGTCCGCATCAAAATCAGCGGCCCCAACCGCCTGATCCTCAATGACATCATCACCCAACTCAAAGACACAGACACCGAGGACAGCCTGCCTGAAGCGCTCATGGCGTTCCTGACAGAGAAAATCCAGTTAAAGATCACCAAATACCTCTTCACCCCACATAAGCACCCTGAGCAGGTGTGGTCACCGGACTACGGTGACATTGATCCCGAAGCCTATGCCAACGCCACCCTCGTGTGCGCCAAGGACTTAGATGAGCTCGCTGGAGCCACGGAGAAGAGCTACACCCCGAGTGAGAAGATGAAAGCCCTGATCAGAGCTCGGGATGGGCATTGCCGCTTCCCAGGGTGTTGCGTTCCGGCGAGTAAGTGCCAGGTCGATCACATTATCCCGTGGGCGGAGGGCGGCCCGACAGCGGCGTGGAACCTGCAGTTGTTGTGCCAGCGGCATCACAATATGAAAACCGATGGTCGCTTTACTGCTGATGCTAATGGATTGGCGGAGATTAGATGGATTGGGCCGATGGATGTACCAGCGGTGACCAGGCCGACGGGTCCGTTGGTGAAAGCGATGCCGCGGGGGATTTGGGGTCAGGTGTTGAGGGATCGGATCCAGGCTAGGTTTGAGCGGATCCGCGACCGCGCCCTCAACAAAGAAGACTAGAAGCGCACAGGTTTTTGCATGGCTAGACTTTGAATGAGTAAGCACCAACACATTTCAAAGGAAGGGTTTCACCATGGCACGCGCACTCATTCTGGTTGATGTTCAAAAAGACTTCTGCCCCGGTGGCAGCCTAGCCACCGAACGAGGCGATGAAGTGGCGGGAAAAATCGGTGCCTATCAGCTGTCCCACGGCTCAGAGTACGACGTCGTTGTGGCGACCCAAGATTGGCACATCGATCCAGGCGAGCACTTTTCAGAAACCCCAGACTTTAAAAACTCCTGGCCAATCCACTGCGTCGCGGATTCCGATGGTGCCGCCATGCATGACCGCATCAACACCGATTCAATCGATGAGTTCTTCCGCAAAGGCCATTACACCGCGGCGTATTCCGGGTTCGAGGGAACTGCAGTCAGTGAAGAACTCCTCATGTCTCCATGGCTGAAGAACAAGGGAGTCACTGATGTAGACATCGTAGGGATCGCTACGGATCACTGCGTTCGAGCCACAGCACTTGATGCTCTCAAGGAGGGCTTCAACGTCTCCATTTTGACGTCGATGTGTTCTGCGGTGGATTTCCATGCGGGAGACCACGCTTTGGAGGAACTACATGAAGCCGGGGCGATTCTGATTTAAAGAAACCTTAAACCACGAAACGCCCCGTCGAAAAGCAATTTAACGCTCGGAGAGCAGGCGCTGGATTTCCTTCAGATCGTTTGCCTTCTTACGGCCACGCACAACGCTGAATACAACAGCACCGACGACGACAGCAGCGACGCCCAGGAGCACCTTCTGTACGTTTGATTCCTGCAGCTTCGCGGTTGCCTGGTTCTTGGCGTCATCGACCAAGTTGGAAGGCTTGCTGCGGTCTGCCAGCTCGTCGAGGGTGGAAGCCAACTGACGGCGGGTGCGCTCAATATCGCGCTGGATGTCTTCAATGTTGCGTGCCACTGCGCTACTCCTGATTGGTGTATCTGTGATCAACTAAAAAATTTAACGCGTCATGAAAACCCGTTACTGGGAGTCCATATTACTGAACACTTGCGCGCGAGGTGCACCAGTCCCCGAATTCACCCCATATGCAAGGTATCTACATCGAAGAGCACCGGCTATTGTGGAGTGCATGACTGAAGTGAAGCGCCTTGACGTTGGAGATACCCCACCCGCATTTTCATTGCCTAATGATTCGGGTTCGACCACCTCACTTAGTGATTTCGCCGGAAAGCAAGTTCTGGTGTACTTCTACCCCAAAGCCAACACCCCAGGTTGCACCAAGGAAGCATGCGATTTCCGTGATTCTTTGAGCAACCTCAACGATCTCGACATTGCTGTTGTTGGCATTTCCCCGGATCCGGTGGACAAGCTGGTGAAGTTCCGTGAGGACCATGAGCTGAACTTCCCTCTTCTTTCCGATGAGGACAAGTCTGTGATGACTGCGTGGGGTGCGTTTGGTGAGAAGAAGAATTACGGCAAGATTGTTCAGGGTGTAATTCGTTCCACATTCCTCATCAATGCTGACGGAACTGTTGGCATGGCGAAGTACAATGTTCGTGCAACTGGTCACGTGGAGCGCATCGTCCGCGAAATCACCGCGGCGTAATAGCACCAGCTTAAAAACCTTATGACATCAGACAAAGACACTGAACAATTGGAAGCGGCAGGCACTGAAATTTTAATGCCTCGCCGCCGTCCGGCACAGCAGCGCAGTCGTGAACGATTCAATCGAATCCTCACCGCTGCGCGTTCAGTGCTTGTCGATCTAGGTTTTGAATCGTTCACGTTTGATGAAGTCGCTAAGCGTGCAGAGGTACCGATCGGCACGCTGTACCAATTCTTTGCCAATAAGTATGTATTGATCTGCGAATTGGATCGTGTGGATACCGCAGAAGCTGTCGCGGAGTTGAAGAAATTCTCCGATCAGGTTCCTGCGTTGCAGTGGCCGGATATCCTTGATGAATTCATTGAGCACTTGGCTAGGCTCTGGCGCGATGATCCGTCTCGGCGGGCCGTGTGGCATGCCAT from Corynebacterium glutamicum ATCC 13032 carries:
- the uxaC gene encoding glucuronate isomerase, with protein sequence MTTSHASHPDRLLPADPGTRDIARRLLAHVEDLPIISPHGHLEASMFVKDEAFPDPTSLLISPDHYLTRMMHSAGVDLADLRVGGHEGKSAREAWRIFMSHWDLYAGTATGYWVEQEFEHVFGINAERLNVGTPEHADAIFDELTDILAKPDFRPRALAEQFNLEVLATTDDPLDDLADHKALADDPTFSPRVLPTFRPDAYTKMYNAGWAEKTTKLIDTAGDGKAGWEGYLQAMRNRRQYFINHGATSADHGLHDTDTTPLSHKDAQKILDKGLAGTATLAEMHAFEANTTYRFAEMSQEDGLVMTIHPGVYRNHSASAQKKFGADIGADIPFQMEFTNGLRPLLSDFGENKDLISDSSFNRWLRTVSLGSTQDADMAAASNLAANSKMARQNTRDILDAVSDGGVMLGRNGALVLGPVVGTLHIKFIAPLNKRVERVMYKTGLSEAAAAEQCALEDRLREEMAHALYQWNPGRDENYDLVINTGSMTYEQIVDLVVETYARKYPLHVRIIPNGKDQ
- a CDS encoding gluconokinase, coding for MSAAEGLHIVVMGVSGCGKSSVGKALAAELGIEYKDGDELHPQENIDKMASGQALDDDDRAWWLVQVGKWLRDRPSGVIACSALKRSYRDLLRTKCPGTVFVHLHGDYDLLLSRMKAREDHFMPSTLLDSQFATLEPLEDDEDGKVFDVAHTISELAAQSAEWVRNK
- a CDS encoding TetR/AcrR family transcriptional regulator — translated: MTSDKDTEQLEAAGTEILMPRRRPAQQRSRERFNRILTAARSVLVDLGFESFTFDEVAKRAEVPIGTLYQFFANKYVLICELDRVDTAEAVAELKKFSDQVPALQWPDILDEFIEHLARLWRDDPSRRAVWHAIQSTPATRATAAATEKEMLEIIAEVMRPLARGAGYEERMSLAGLLVHTVSSLLNYAVRDVNSSEEDFDSIVEEIKRMLISYLFSVATG
- the bcp gene encoding thioredoxin-dependent thiol peroxidase, whose amino-acid sequence is MTEVKRLDVGDTPPAFSLPNDSGSTTSLSDFAGKQVLVYFYPKANTPGCTKEACDFRDSLSNLNDLDIAVVGISPDPVDKLVKFREDHELNFPLLSDEDKSVMTAWGAFGEKKNYGKIVQGVIRSTFLINADGTVGMAKYNVRATGHVERIVREITAA
- a CDS encoding DUF3618 domain-containing protein, producing MARNIEDIQRDIERTRRQLASTLDELADRSKPSNLVDDAKNQATAKLQESNVQKVLLGVAAVVVGAVVFSVVRGRKKANDLKEIQRLLSER
- a CDS encoding isochorismatase family protein, translating into MARALILVDVQKDFCPGGSLATERGDEVAGKIGAYQLSHGSEYDVVVATQDWHIDPGEHFSETPDFKNSWPIHCVADSDGAAMHDRINTDSIDEFFRKGHYTAAYSGFEGTAVSEELLMSPWLKNKGVTDVDIVGIATDHCVRATALDALKEGFNVSILTSMCSAVDFHAGDHALEELHEAGAILI
- a CDS encoding HNH endonuclease signature motif containing protein; this encodes MTTDIYFSHNNPHDPYAHHTTELNRDTHHLWVTLTTDSNDFDADSFTTEVIRITGYSRHEVNNGLNAMAAMTNLPHLRAIQERYYFLSIRYLASIMIAVAKADPTLWEELDLRITDALTPVTAGEVMIQSSTLSKRIAAWIKELDPEPTPEPTPKEDYVHVHTTDEATYVRIKISGPNRLILNDIITQLKDTDTEDSLPEALMAFLTEKIQLKITKYLFTPHKHPEQVWSPDYGDIDPEAYANATLVCAKDLDELAGATEKSYTPSEKMKALIRARDGHCRFPGCCVPASKCQVDHIIPWAEGGPTAAWNLQLLCQRHHNMKTDGRFTADANGLAEIRWIGPMDVPAVTRPTGPLVKAMPRGIWGQVLRDRIQARFERIRDRALNKED